One genomic region from Zalophus californianus isolate mZalCal1 chromosome 2, mZalCal1.pri.v2, whole genome shotgun sequence encodes:
- the APELA gene encoding apelin receptor early endogenous ligand produces MRLQQFLFAFLLFAMSLLLINGQRPAHLAMRRKSHRHNCLQRRCVPLHSRVPFP; encoded by the exons ATGAGGTTGCAACAATTCCTTTTTGCGTTTCTGCTTTTCGCGATGAGTCTTCTTCTTATCAACGGACAGAGACCAG CTCATTTGGCAATGAGAAGAAAATCGCACAGACACAACTGCCTTCAGAGGAGATGTGTGCCTCTCCATTCACGGGTGCCTTTCCCCTGA